The stretch of DNA CGATATTCGTTTTCGTAATATTCATTTCGAACTTTATTTTTAAAGGTCAGCAAAGATAAGAACAATATCCTACAATAAAAATACTGAGATATAAAAAAATAGATTTTTTAAAGCTTTGTTTTGATAAAGGAAGATTATTTTAAAATTTAATCTTTTGATCTTTTCACTGTAACATGTCCTTTTAGCATAGGTGATCGTCCATCATTAAACTCAATTACAAACCAGTAAGTATTACTAGGAACAGGTTTTCCTTTTGCTTTCCCATCCCAAATTAATTGATCAGCTTTCATTTGACGTAAGAATTTACCATATCGATCAAATATTTTTACATCAATATTTCGACAACCATTAAGTGCTGATAAATCCCAAGTATCATTAATATGATCTCCATTAGGGCTGAATGCTTGATGTAATTTAAATTCTAAGAAATAATCTCCTTCCGTTTGAACCACACAACCTTTAGCATCCTTCACATAAATTTTATGAAAACCTTGTGAAACATCTGTAAATAAAGGAGAAGGTTGATAATCAATTCCATCCAATGAATATTCATAAGGTGCTGTTCCTCCTTGTGGGCTAACAAACAATTGATTGTAACACGTTTCTACCTTTTCAATAGTTAAATCTGTTTTAGTAACCACTACACTCCCCGTATTACTATTACCATCTGGTGTTGTAACTGTCAAAGTATAAGTACCTGCTTCAGAAATTTCTCGTTGATTAGTAGTGATCCCATCGTCCCATAAATAGGTGAATCCAGCTTCTAATGGATAAGAATAGGTTACGGTTTCGTCATAACACAAATGAGTATCTTCTCCTAAAGCGGATTCTACATCTATAAAAGTATTAATATTTTTACTAACCGTTTTATTACAGCCTACTACTGTTTCTTCTAAATAAAGACTATAAGTCCCTTGATTTTGCTCTCCTTGTACAGGAACTTCAACAGATTTAGCGTTTGAATTAAAACTATTTGGGCCATTCCATCTGTAAAATCCATTTTCATCAATATTAGTTTCAGAAGAAAATTCAATTACATCACCATAGAAATAATTTGAAAATGCTGACTGTATTTCTAATTCTATTGGAGGTACAATAATAATATCAATACTACCTACATCTTGATTTCCATCAGGCGTAGTTACTGTAAGAGTATATGTTCCTGATTCTGTTATTTCTCTTTCATGAGTTGTTACGCCATCATTCCATAAATAAGTAAATCCTATTTTCTCGGGGTAACCAATCGTAAGATTTTGTCCATCACAATGTTTTCTATCTTCTCCTAATCTTGCTTCTACATCTTCATGAATAATGATCGCTTTTTCATCACTTCCAGCACATCCAAACTCATTGGTTATGGTTACTGAGTAATCTATATTTTGAATCATCCCATTTATCTTTACTACTGGATTTGATTCTGTAGAACTAAAACCATTTGGCCCTATCCATTCATAAGTTAATTTACTTTCATCGTCATATTGAGTTTCAGCTTTTAAATCAAATTCTTGCCATAGGAAATAATGATCGTAAGCTGTTATAATTGTTGCTTCAGGATTTTCATATATCGTAAATTCTTTTTCATAAAACTCTTTTGAATCATTTAGTAAGGTAATTTCAGCTGTTACTTTATAAGTACCCGGAGTTTTATAATTATACGTTGGCTTTAACTCAGTAGATGTATCTTCGGTTGTTGTAGGATCTCCAAAATCCCAAACAATACTTTTAAATTCTTCAGTAAAAAAGACTTCAAATTCAGTTGGTTCTCCAAAGCAATGGTCTTCAACAGCAATTTGAGCTAAAAAAAGTGATTGAATAAAAGGGGGTAATCCTTGTGTTACAAAACCATTTTGAAGTACAATAGCTTCCGCATCGTAATTTACACTGGTTGCTTCATTATTGGGGTTATTAATAACGCCCAATGTTTGAGCACTTTCGTATAAATATCCTTTACTTAAAACTCTATAAATCTTTCCATCCAATGCAAGTTGTAATGCTCCTCTAAAATCTTCTGATTGATCAATTAACTTTCTACTAGCATTTATATCCGTTGCATTTAAATCATATTGGTATAACTTTCTATTATTTCCTAATACTTGATTTACATCCAAAATAGTACCTCCATCATCTGTATCAAAAAAAGCATCTATATACAAATATTGTCCTGAAGGAGAAAATTCTGCTCCATAAACATTTTCTTCATCTTCATTACCATATCGATCTACAAAGTTATCCATTTTTAATGTTAATGGATTTGACACTACTCCTGTTTCTGTATTAAAATCTGCAATAAAAGCCCCATCACCTTGAGAATTACAAATAATTTTCGATCCATCAGGGGAAAATTTTAAATAACCTCTATAATCGATATTATTAGGATTTTCTGCATCTAAATAAACATCTAATACTGATTTTACAGGAGCTGTATGTACACCTGATTCATCAACTTTAAAAGCATAAAAAGTATTAAATCTATTATTATATAAATGATCTTCCTGATTTGAAAAAGTTACAACCCAAATACCTTTTTCGGATTTATCTGAGGTTGCAGTAATTTTTTCACTGGCATATCTCAATATAGGGATATTTTTCTGATTATCCACAACTCCTCCTAAGCCTGAATCTAAGGTCATATCAACCACACTATAATTAATTCCTGATATACCTATATCAATATTATCTAAATAAGGAATATCCACCGTAAAAATATAGTAGCGTCTAAAATTTGAAGGATCTGGAACAATAATGGCAGATTGGGTACTAGAAGTATTTCCTAATAAATCTGTACCATTAAGCATAACTTCGTGATTTGCGTTATAAACTGTTATTCCATCTGTATAAAAAAGTAATTTCCCATTACCATCGGATATGGATGCACTTCCTTCTAATGTCCTTAAAGCTCCTCTTTCTTCTACAGGTGTTCCTGAATTAAAATTCAACCCCCCATTTGATCCAAAAAACCAATATGCAGACTGTTTTTGCCCCATCAAAAAAGAGGTCAAACAACTCATGATTATAAAAATAAACAGTCTCATTATCTTATTTTGTTTACAGACTTACAAAGTACAAAAAAAAGCGGAAACTCATTATATTCCCGCTTTTAATTTATAAAATTTAACTTATTTTCTTACAAACCTTCTCTTGCTGCTATCGCTTCTGCCATTCGAGCATACACTCCACTCTCTAGTTTCTCACGAATAGCTTTAAACGCTTCAATCGTCTTATCAATATGTTCAAACTCATGAACAGCAGTAGGAATCAAACGTAACAAAATCATTCCTTTTGGTATTACAGGATACACTACAATTGATGTAAATATTCCATATTTTTCACGTAAATCACGTACTAAAGGTGCTGCTTCTAAAGCTTCTCCATGTAAATAAACAGGGGTCACACATGAATTGGTTGTTCCTAAATCAAAACCATTTTCACGTAATCCTGCTTGTAATTTATTTACATTTGCCCATAATTTTTCTCTTAATTCAGGCATTGTACGTAACATTTCCAGACGTTTTAATCCTCCTATAACCAATGGCATAGGTAATGATTTTGCAAATATTTGTGAACGCATGTTATATTGTAAATGACGTATAATATCTTTATCTCCTGCTACAAAAGCTCCAAGAGAAGCCATTGATTTTGCAAAAGTTGAAAAATAAACATCTATATCATCTTGAACACCTTGCGCTTCTCCTGCTCCGATTCCTTTTTCTCCTAAAACTCCAAAACCATGAGCATCGTCAACTAATAGACGGAAATTATATTTTTTCTTTAATTCAACAATTTCCTTTAAACAGCCTTGATTACCTCTCATACCGAAAACTCCTTCAGAAATCAATAAAATTCCTCCTCCATTCTCAGCTGCTACTTTTTCTGCACGTTTCAAGTTTTTTTCAATACTTTCAATATCATTATGTTTAAAAACAAAACGTTTTCCTTGATGCATACTTACTCCATCAATAATACATGCGTGGGAATCCATATCGTAAACAATTACATCATTACGGTTTACCAATGCTCCTATTATTGAAACCATTCCTTGATAACCAAAATTTAATAAGAAAGAAGCCTCTTTTTGTACAAAACTGGCTAACTCTTCTTCTAATTGTTCGTGATATTTTGTTTGTCCTGACATTGGACGTGCTCCCATTGGATAAGCTAATCCCCAATCGGCAGCAGCTTGAGCATCTATTTTTCGTATTTCTGGATGATTAGCTAAACCTAAATAACTGTTAATTGACCAACAGATTACATCTTTACCTTGAAATTTCATAATAGGCCCTATTTCACCTTCTAATTTTGGAAAAATAAAATACCCTTCTCCAAAATCTGCATATTGTCCTAAAGGTGTTTTTTGAGTTCTAATTCTTTCAAATATATCCATGATCTTTAATTATAAATTTTAAATTAGAAATTATAAATGAAATTTCTATATATAATACTATTTATTGTTTCTTTTTGTAATGCAAATATAGTAAAATCTTACTGTTATTACTTTTAATTCTTTATTTGATATTGTTTCCCTTGAATCTTTTTTAATTCATTCATGAAGTAAGCGTCTAACCAACGAGCTGGGAGAACATACATGAAAATTTTAAAAGCTAATTTCATTGGGGTTACTAAATAGCGGGCTTTAGGTTTCTTCTTCTCAAAAGCTAAAAATACTTTGTCTGCAACACGACTCGGAGGAATAGCTAGTTTTTTAATCTGTTCAATAGCTGTTGTTTCTATTTTTTGCAATAATTCCTCATAGTGAGTCCCTTTATATTTTTCTATATCAAACATTTGAGCTTTATCCCAAATTTCTGTTCGAATGGGTCCTGGTTGAATAATAACCACATCTATTCCATATAATTTTAACTCACGACGGTATGCATCAAAAATAGCCTCTAAAGCATGTTTAGAACCTGAATAAGGTCCTAAAAATGGCCTTGTCCATACACCTGCTGCAGAACTAATTACAATAATTTTTCCTGAAGGGCTTTCTAAATCTTTTGTTCCTAGTAGTGGTAAAAATTGTTGCGTTAGATCAACAGTAGCAAAAACATTAATCTCAAATTGTTTTCTTAAATCATCTATTGGAAAATGTTCCATTGGTCCGTAATAAGAAACACCTGCATTATTAACTAAACAAGATAAACCTTCTTTGCCTACAATGTCTTCAATGTTCTTTACAGCTTCCTGAACTGCCTCACGATCTGTTATATCAAATAATAAAGGATGAAAATTGGATGAATTAAATTCCTGTTTTAATCGATCTGCATCTTCTTGCTTACGAACACTACCAAAAACATAACATCCTTCTGTAATAAATTTTTTAGCAATTGCATTTCCGATTCCTGAGGATACTCCTGTAATTAAAACATATTTCATTATCTCTTGATTTTGGCTGTAAGCACTAGATTTGAAATTCTAAATCTTGTAATTAAATTACATAGAAATCATATGGTTCTGTTCGAACTTCTGTATCTTCTTCTATATATTCAATTTTTGCTTCATCAATAATTTCTTGTAGCGGATGGTTAGTATATTCATATTTTTCCATCCATTTTTTGTTATAAATTCGATCCATATACTTAGAACCATGATCTGGATATACAGTTACAACCACACTATTTTCATCGAATTCATCTTCAAACTCAAATAATCCTTGTGTCACAGCACCTCCAGTATAACCAATAAAAAGTCCTTCAGTTAAAGCTACTTCTGAAGCTTTGTAAGCTGCATCTTCATCGGTTACTTTAACATAACGATCTACCACAGAAAAATCGGTAGCAGAAGGAATTAAATTTTTACCCAATCCTTCTATTTTATATGGATAAATTTCTTTAGAATCTAACTCGCCTGTTTCATGATATTTTTTAATTGCAGAACCGTAAGCGTCCACTCCTAAAATTCGAATATTCGGATTTTTTTCTTTTAAATAACGTCCTACTCCTGAAATAGTACCTCCTGTACCTGAACAAATGACAACATGGGTTACTTTACCATCTGTTTGCTCCCAAATTTCTTTTCCTGTTGAATGGTGAGCAGCTATATTCTCTTCATTAAAATATTGATTAATGTATATAGAATTGGGTGTTTCTTTTGCAATACGTTTTGCTGTTTCATAGTATGACTTAGGGTCATCTGCTGGAACATTAGCTGGACATACATATACTTTAGCACCCATAGCTTGTAAATAGGCTATTTTTTGAGGCCCTGTTTTATCAGAAACAGCTAAAATACACTTATATCCTTTAATTCGACACACCATTGCTACAGCAAAACCCGTATTTCCAGAAGTAGTTTCACAAACGGTAGAACCTGGTTTCAAACGGCCTTCTTTTTCTGCTTTTTCAATAATATAAAGTGCTACTCGATCCTTAACAGATAAACCAGGGTTAAACCATTCCAGCTTGGCATAAAAAGACCCTTTGAGGTTATGAGTGATTTTGTTTAATTTAACCAGTGGGGTATCTCCTACTAGTTCTAAAACATTATTATATGTATTCATTGATGTTAAAATTCAAACAAAGGTATAAAAATTATAGGAGATAATGATATTATGATCCTCCGTTAAATAAAAATATTTTTATCTAAGCTCTTCTTACATACCAGGAATTTTAGGCATCCCGTCTTTAGCTGCTTCTGCTAATTCTTGCTCATATTGTATTTTTGCTTTTTCAAGAATTTTATTTAAAGCTAAAACCAAATAATCTTCTAATTGCTCCTTATCTTGCAATAATTCTTCTGATAATGTAATATCATGAATTTTTTGACTGACACTCATTTTAATTTCTAACTTACCATCTTTGGTTCGTTGGTGTAAAAATTCATTATCTAGACGGGTTTTAGTTTCCTCAACTTTTTGTTGAGCTTCTTTCAATTTCCCCATCATTCCCATCATATCTTTCATGTTTCCAAACATAATCTTCTTAATTTATAGTCCAGCAAAGATAAAAAAACTCCCAATAAAAATTTATTGGGAGAAAACCTAAATTAATTTAACTATGAAAAAGTTACTTACTGTTGTTGAACTTCATTACAAATATATAATACCCATTTCCTTATACAGTGTCTATTTCGTTATACAAATCATTTTTCTCGACCAATGTCACTTTTTAACAAATAAACTTCATTTTTTATACAAAAAATCATTACCAAAGACTTCATCACCTCTTTCTTATCAAAAATCGTTTTAAAAAGATATTATAATCAAATTATTCGTATATTCAACTGAAATTTTTTTACTATGAAAAAACATCTCATTTTTAGTCTAAGTTTAGTACTTTTGATTCATTGCAATGAAAAAAATATGAATTCAAATACCAAAACATTAATTGCTCCTAAAGCAAAAACAATTTTACATAAAATTACAACACACGGTCATACGAGAACAGATCCTTATTATTGGATGAATGATCGTGAAAACCCTGAAGTAATTGATTATCTTAATCAAGAAAATAACTATTTAAGAAATACTTTACAACATACTGATTCTTTCCAAAAAATTCTTTTTGAAGAAATGAAAGGACGCATTAAAGAAGATGATGAAAGTGTTCCTTATAAATTAAATGGTTATTGGTACAAAGTTCGTTATGAAAAAGGACAAGAATATCCAATTTATACTCGATTTAAAGATTCTTTAACGAACAAAGAACACATTATGTTTAATGCCAATGAAATGGCTGAGGGACATTCTTTCTTTAACTTAGGAGGTATAAAAATTAGTGAAAATAATCAACTTGCTGCTTTCTCAACAGATACACTAGGTCGCAGAATTTATACTTTACAATTTAAAAATTTAGAGACCGGTGAAATATTACCTGATACAATTGAAAACACAACAGGATCTGCTACTTGGGCATCAGATGATAAGACCGTTTTTTACACTCGAAAAGATGAATCATTACGCGCTTTTCAAATTTACAAACATATTTTAGGAACAGACTCTTCTCAAGATGTTTTAGTTTTTCATGAAAAAGATGAAACCTTCAATGTAGGAGTTCATAAAACAAAATCACGTGAATTCATTATGATTTCATCACATAATACCGTTTCTGATGAATACCGTTTTATTAAAGCAGATGAACCCAACACTGAATTCACTCTTATTCAGCCTAGAGAACGTGATTTAGAATATAGCGTAGAACATTATAATAACCATTTCTATATTATTACCAATAAAGATGGTGCTACCAATTTTAAAATCATGAAAACTTCAATAGATCGTCCTTCAAAAGAAAATTGGTTGGATATCATTCCTCATAGAGAAGATGCTTATATTGAGGATATAGAAATCTATAATGATTATTTAGTAGTTGAAGAACGTTCAAACGGATTAGTTAAGTTTAATATCAAAAAATGGGATGGTTCTGAAGATTATTATATGGATTTTCCTGAAGAAACCTATTCGGCTTACATTGGTTTCAATCCTGATTTTAATGCTACCTCTTTACGTTATGGTTATAACTCTATGACAACTCCATCTTCTATTATTGAGTATAATTTAACTAATAAATCAAAAAAAGTTTTAAAAGAACAGGAGGTACTTGATCCTAATTTTAACAAAGAAAATTATATTTCAGAACGTATTTGGGCCACTGCAAAAGATGGTAAAAAAGTAGCTCTATCTATCGTAAGAAGAAAAGATACTCCTTTAGGAAAAGATACTCCCTTATTACTTTATGCTTATGGTTCATATGGCCATACAATTGACCCTTATTTTAGTACTGTTCGATTAAGTTTACTAGATCGAGGATTTGTATATGCCTTAGCTCATATACGTGGTTCCCAATACTTAGGGCGAGAATGGTACGAAGAGGGTAAGATGTTAAAAAAGATGAACACTTTTACTGACTTTATAGCGTGTGGTGAACATTTAGTACAACAAAACTATACTTCTCCTGAACATTTATACGCTATGGGAGGTTCTGCTGGAGGACTATTAATGGGTGCAGTTATGAATTTAAAACCTGAATTATTTCATGGAGTTGTAGCACAAGTTCCTTTTGTTGATGTAGTTACCACTATGTTAGATGAATCCATCCCTCTAACTACAGGAGAGTTTGATGAATGGGGAAATCCTAAAAATAAGGAGTATTATGAATATATGTTACAATATTCTCCTTATGATAATGTGGAAGCAAAAAATTACCCAAACACACTTGTTATGAGTGGTCTACATGATTCTCAAGTGCAATATTGGGAACCAACTAAATGGGTCGCCAAATTACGTAGTTTAAAAACAGATCAAAACAAAACTTTATTGCATACCAATATGGATGCAGGACATGGAGGTGCTTCTGGACGCTTCGAAAGTTTAAAAGAAGTGGCACTTGAGTATGCCTTCCTACTCGATTTAGAAAATATTCATAAATAATAATTCTTCATAAAAAAGAGAAGCTAAATAGCTTCTCTTTTCTTTGGTATTGAGTGTGTATAATTATAACCCCTAAAGATAACTTAAAAGTGACAATACCAGCACTTAAAATCATCTTCACAATCATAATAATTATATTTTAAGTCAAAAATTTGCAAACTTTGATTATCCTTTATATATAGACAAATGTATATTTTTTTCTGTAATAGAAAAAATGTCTGTTTACAATTTATAATCATTCTGATTAATTTCATTATAATGAAATCTATATTATAATAATTCATCCCCTTTATATTACTTATTATAATAAATTAATCATTAAACAAAAAAGGTAAAAACAATGTTTTACCTCTTAAGTCTTAAATAAGATTAATATACCCTATTTAAAATGTAATATAAAATATAGACTGGAAATTGATATAAAGATCCATAAGAATGATCCTAAAAAAATAGGCTTCCAGCCTTCATTCTTAATGGCCTTAAACGATAATCCCCCTCCAATTAAAAACAAACTCACAATTAACATTTTCTTGGCTATGAAGAAAAATCCCTTATCAATATGACTAGTTTCGAAAAAAGGAATATATGTATTAAGGATTACCACTACTACAAAACCTAATATGAACCATGGAATTTTAACTTTTGACTCTTTACTTTTAAAAAGAAAAGAAGAAAGAATTGCAACAGGAATAATCCACAAAGCACGACTTAATTTTACTGTTGTAGCAATCTTTAAGGCTTCTTCTCCATAACGACTTGCTGCACCTACTACAGAGCTGGTATCATGAATTGCTATAGCACTCCATAAACCAAAATCATGTTGAGATAAGTGTAGATAATTTCCCACAACAGGGAAAACAAATAACGCTAACGCATTTAAAAAGAACACAATTGCCAAAGCTATGGTAATATCTTTCGTTTCCGCCTTTATAACGGGAGAAATCGTTGCAATAGCACTACCTCCACAAATAGCAGTTCCTGATGAAATTAAATGTGAAATTTTAGTATTAATTCCCAAAAGTCTTGCAATCCCCCAACCTAAAGATAGTGTTGTGGCTATTGATAAAACAGTTATAAGAATGGCTTCTTCACTTGCTTTTACAGCTTCTTCAATATGCAACCCGAAAGCTAAACCCACTACAGATATTTTTAAGAGATGACTGGTAACCTTATCTCTATAATGATCTAATGGGAAACCTAAAGTAGCTGAGAAAATAAATCCTAAAATTAAAGCTAATGCTGGTGAAATTAAATCAGTAAAACATAACACTATAACCGTTATAAATAATACTGTTCTAATCGTGAATACTTTATCCATTTTGTTTGAGTTTTTTAAAATTATAGGACAAAGTTAAGATCAACTTATAACTTATTAAAATACAAAATATTTATATCTCATAACTAAAAGTTATAGTTCTGTTTTTTAAATTATGGCAAAAATCAAAAAAGAGATTATAGAGCGCTGTATCTTTTCCACTCATTAACCGAATAAAACGAAATTCACGTTCAATTTTAAAGTTTTCAATTCTAATTGTTCTAATTTTTTTATAGTCTCTTTCTAGTAAAGCATACTTAGAAATAAAAGCCAATCGGTTTTTTCTACTTTCTATAAATGATTTAATTCCCTCTGTAGCACCAATATACAATTCAATATTTAAATTTTTGATTTTTACACCG from Flavobacteriaceae bacterium UJ101 encodes:
- the kbl|GCAT gene encoding glycine C-acetyltransferase (Catalyzes the decarboxylative condensation of pimeloyl- [acyl-carrier protein] and L-alanine to produce 8-amino-7- oxononanoate (AON), [acyl-carrier protein], and carbon dioxide; Belongs to the class-II pyridoxal-phosphate-dependent aminotransferase family. BioF subfamily.; KEGG: osp:Odosp_3226 glycine C-acetyltransferase) is translated as MDIFERIRTQKTPLGQYADFGEGYFIFPKLEGEIGPIMKFQGKDVICWSINSYLGLANHPEIRKIDAQAAADWGLAYPMGARPMSGQTKYHEQLEEELASFVQKEASFLLNFGYQGMVSIIGALVNRNDVIVYDMDSHACIIDGVSMHQGKRFVFKHNDIESIEKNLKRAEKVAAENGGGILLISEGVFGMRGNQGCLKEIVELKKKYNFRLLVDDAHGFGVLGEKGIGAGEAQGVQDDIDVYFSTFAKSMASLGAFVAGDKDIIRHLQYNMRSQIFAKSLPMPLVIGGLKRLEMLRTMPELREKLWANVNKLQAGLRENGFDLGTTNSCVTPVYLHGEALEAAPLVRDLREKYGIFTSIVVYPVIPKGMILLRLIPTAVHEFEHIDKTIEAFKAIREKLESGVYARMAEAIAAREGL
- a CDS encoding dehydrogenase/reductase SDR family member 7B (Putative oxidoreductase; Belongs to the short-chain dehydrogenases/reductases (SDR) family.; KEGG: rpe:RPE_2197 UJ101; Oxidoreductases) encodes the protein MKYVLITGVSSGIGNAIAKKFITEGCYVFGSVRKQEDADRLKQEFNSSNFHPLLFDITDREAVQEAVKNIEDIVGKEGLSCLVNNAGVSYYGPMEHFPIDDLRKQFEINVFATVDLTQQFLPLLGTKDLESPSGKIIVISSAAGVWTRPFLGPYSGSKHALEAIFDAYRRELKLYGIDVVIIQPGPIRTEIWDKAQMFDIEKYKGTHYEELLQKIETTAIEQIKKLAIPPSRVADKVFLAFEKKKPKARYLVTPMKLAFKIFMYVLPARWLDAYFMNELKKIQGKQYQIKN
- the CBS gene encoding cystathionine beta-synthase (Belongs to the cysteine synthase/cystathionine beta- synthase family; Contains 2 CBS domains.; KEGG: ava:Ava_4156 cystathionine beta-synthase) — its product is MNTYNNVLELVGDTPLVKLNKITHNLKGSFYAKLEWFNPGLSVKDRVALYIIEKAEKEGRLKPGSTVCETTSGNTGFAVAMVCRIKGYKCILAVSDKTGPQKIAYLQAMGAKVYVCPANVPADDPKSYYETAKRIAKETPNSIYINQYFNEENIAAHHSTGKEIWEQTDGKVTHVVICSGTGGTISGVGRYLKEKNPNIRILGVDAYGSAIKKYHETGELDSKEIYPYKIEGLGKNLIPSATDFSVVDRYVKVTDEDAAYKASEVALTEGLFIGYTGGAVTQGLFEFEDEFDENSVVVTVYPDHGSKYMDRIYNKKWMEKYEYTNHPLQEIIDEAKIEYIEEDTEVRTEPYDFYVI
- a CDS encoding nucleoid-associated protein (Binds to DNA and alters its conformation. May be involved in regulation of gene expression, nucleoid organization and DNA protection; Belongs to the YbaB/EbfC family.), coding for MFGNMKDMMGMMGKLKEAQQKVEETKTRLDNEFLHQRTKDGKLEIKMSVSQKIHDITLSEELLQDKEQLEDYLVLALNKILEKAKIQYEQELAEAAKDGMPKIPGM
- the ptrB gene encoding oligopeptidase B (Belongs to the peptidase S9A family.; KEGG: lby:Lbys_2207 oligopeptidase B) → MKKHLIFSLSLVLLIHCNEKNMNSNTKTLIAPKAKTILHKITTHGHTRTDPYYWMNDRENPEVIDYLNQENNYLRNTLQHTDSFQKILFEEMKGRIKEDDESVPYKLNGYWYKVRYEKGQEYPIYTRFKDSLTNKEHIMFNANEMAEGHSFFNLGGIKISENNQLAAFSTDTLGRRIYTLQFKNLETGEILPDTIENTTGSATWASDDKTVFYTRKDESLRAFQIYKHILGTDSSQDVLVFHEKDETFNVGVHKTKSREFIMISSHNTVSDEYRFIKADEPNTEFTLIQPRERDLEYSVEHYNNHFYIITNKDGATNFKIMKTSIDRPSKENWLDIIPHREDAYIEDIEIYNDYLVVEERSNGLVKFNIKKWDGSEDYYMDFPEETYSAYIGFNPDFNATSLRYGYNSMTTPSSIIEYNLTNKSKKVLKEQEVLDPNFNKENYISERIWATAKDGKKVALSIVRRKDTPLGKDTPLLLYAYGSYGHTIDPYFSTVRLSLLDRGFVYALAHIRGSQYLGREWYEEGKMLKKMNTFTDFIACGEHLVQQNYTSPEHLYAMGGSAGGLLMGAVMNLKPELFHGVVAQVPFVDVVTTMLDESIPLTTGEFDEWGNPKNKEYYEYMLQYSPYDNVEAKNYPNTLVMSGLHDSQVQYWEPTKWVAKLRSLKTDQNKTLLHTNMDAGHGGASGRFESLKEVALEYAFLLDLENIHK
- a CDS encoding UPF0324 membrane protein (Belongs to the UPF0324 family.) — protein: MDKVFTIRTVLFITVIVLCFTDLISPALALILGFIFSATLGFPLDHYRDKVTSHLLKISVVGLAFGLHIEEAVKASEEAILITVLSIATTLSLGWGIARLLGINTKISHLISSGTAICGGSAIATISPVIKAETKDITIALAIVFFLNALALFVFPVVGNYLHLSQHDFGLWSAIAIHDTSSVVGAASRYGEEALKIATTVKLSRALWIIPVAILSSFLFKSKESKVKIPWFILGFVVVVILNTYIPFFETSHIDKGFFFIAKKMLIVSLFLIGGGLSFKAIKNEGWKPIFLGSFLWIFISISSLYFILHFK